From the Lathyrus oleraceus cultivar Zhongwan6 chromosome 4, CAAS_Psat_ZW6_1.0, whole genome shotgun sequence genome, one window contains:
- the LOC127137094 gene encoding bZIP transcription factor 18 has translation MSSPFHRRSQSEVHFRIPDDFDLEMDPFDFDASPLHFQDPQPHDDLLSSYIDSENSGSKLNSPPANGDTGRPGHRRSNSADTSSSMLSEGIESKKAMSPDKLAQLWTVDPKRAKSTNCDKARRLTAVKLRQSAAVHLRQRTQSHCTSLYLSPSSSMKRLRGQKERVRGTHLLEYFVSRCNEIGRDTSGLSSENTELKLRLQGMEQQAKLCDALNEALKNEVDRLKVATGEVTTHVDTYGLGMHQLSYSQASPFLHQPQPMLIHMVCS, from the exons ATGTCGTCTCCGTTCCACCGTCGATCTCAATCGGAGGTACATTTCCGAATCCCCGACGACTTTGACCTTGAAATGGATCCCTTCGACTTCGACGCTTCCCCGCTCCATTTCCAAGATCCACAACCACACGACGATCTCCTCTCTTCCTACATTGATTCTGAGAATTCCGGATCCAAACTCAATTCTCCTCCTGCCAATGGAGACACCGGCAGGCCCGGTCACCGCCGTAGCAACTCCGCCGATACATCTTCTTCTATGTTATCGGAAGGAATCGAATCTAAGAAGGCTATGTCCCCTGATAAACTTGCCCAATTGTGGACCGTTGATCCCAAACGAGCCAAGAG CACAAACTGCGACAAGGCTCGCCGACTCACAGCCGTTAAACTCCGACAGAGCGCCGCCGTTCACCTCCGTCAGAGAACACAAAGCCATTGCACTTCTCTATATCTATCTCCCTCTTCCTCAATGAAAAG GTTACGAGGAC AGAAAGAAAGGGTTAGAGGGACTCATCTGCTGGAATACTTTGTCAGTAGGTGTAATGAAATTGGG AGAGATACAAGTGGTCTGTCTAGTGAAAATACCGAGCTGAAGCTTAGGTTACAAGGCATGGAGCAACAAGCTAAGTTATGTGATG CTCTAAATGAAGCTTTGAAGAATGAAGTTGATAGGCTGAAGGTTGCTACTGGAGAGGTAACAACCCATGTTGATACATATGGTTTGGGAATGCATCAACTTTCATATTCTCAAGCTTCACCCTTCCTGCACCAGCCACAACCCATGCTGATACATAtggtttgttcataa